The following proteins are encoded in a genomic region of Galbibacter sp. BG1:
- a CDS encoding 4Fe-4S binding protein translates to MNNTVQRNMSLSGEPPVALNTIQKFSVLLGMFGLGVLLLALFNVSFPNKTTWLTISLSAITLGIVIFSYGAYADRSAGIKNDGVWQKSISSRGFLAWLLGIALTGFYIVLYFFPQYLGLRNEGDNVGVIALFDPLSYFLSGNPASQWFVYGTLYTIAIFAFGIKFIWKYRHNRYEILRTISVMFFQTSFAFIIPEVMARLKKSEAYKDIPYYDLKNIWPLNYNNFQQYRVDGFISSGDIGMALLAFGILSIFVITPVLTYFYGKRWYCSWVCGCGGLAETSGDSFRHLSDKSLFAWKVERWVVHSVLVFVVLMTTAVIHSYLSYDASKYWLNKDLFLIGVGVFLGLLFAIIWYFKKEELQKDARYGAIGYLAITLGLIAIHYLSGSSVFIFNPETLRSTYGFLIGSIFSGVIGTGFYPIFGNRVWCRFGCPMAAILGLQQRLFSKFRITTNGGQCISCGNCSTYCEMGIDVRAYAQKGENIVRASCVGCGICSAVCPRGVLKLENDKPKGRINSDAVLLGNDVDLLDLVKQNKN, encoded by the coding sequence ATGAACAACACAGTACAAAGAAATATGTCGCTTTCCGGAGAACCGCCGGTGGCTCTAAATACTATTCAGAAATTTTCGGTGCTTTTGGGAATGTTTGGCTTAGGGGTTTTGTTACTTGCCCTTTTTAATGTGAGTTTCCCAAACAAAACTACTTGGTTAACAATCTCGCTATCTGCCATTACTCTGGGGATTGTGATATTTTCTTATGGTGCATATGCCGACAGATCAGCTGGAATAAAAAATGACGGCGTTTGGCAAAAATCAATTTCTTCCCGTGGTTTTTTAGCTTGGCTACTCGGGATTGCCCTAACAGGTTTCTATATTGTTCTTTATTTTTTCCCTCAGTATTTGGGGTTGAGAAACGAAGGGGACAATGTAGGGGTTATAGCTTTGTTCGATCCGCTGAGTTATTTTTTAAGCGGCAATCCGGCAAGCCAATGGTTTGTTTACGGAACGCTTTATACCATTGCCATTTTTGCTTTCGGGATAAAATTTATTTGGAAATATAGACACAACCGCTACGAAATATTGAGGACTATTAGCGTGATGTTTTTTCAAACCTCTTTTGCTTTTATCATCCCCGAAGTAATGGCTCGTTTAAAAAAATCTGAAGCCTATAAAGACATTCCTTATTACGACCTTAAAAATATATGGCCCCTTAATTATAACAATTTTCAACAATATCGCGTGGACGGTTTTATAAGTTCTGGAGATATTGGAATGGCATTATTGGCATTTGGAATCTTATCTATTTTTGTTATCACTCCCGTTCTCACTTACTTCTACGGAAAACGTTGGTACTGCTCTTGGGTTTGTGGCTGTGGAGGTCTTGCGGAAACTTCTGGTGATTCTTTTAGGCATCTATCGGATAAAAGTCTGTTTGCTTGGAAGGTAGAACGCTGGGTTGTACACAGTGTCTTGGTTTTTGTGGTTTTAATGACAACTGCAGTTATCCATAGCTACCTAAGTTACGACGCTTCTAAATACTGGCTGAATAAGGATCTATTCCTCATTGGGGTAGGTGTTTTTTTGGGACTGCTTTTTGCCATTATTTGGTATTTTAAAAAGGAAGAGCTCCAAAAAGATGCACGCTACGGAGCCATCGGGTATTTGGCCATTACCTTGGGCCTTATTGCCATTCATTATTTAAGCGGAAGCAGTGTTTTTATATTTAATCCTGAGACTTTACGGTCTACCTACGGTTTTCTTATTGGATCTATTTTTTCTGGGGTAATCGGCACCGGGTTCTACCCTATTTTTGGAAACCGTGTGTGGTGCCGTTTTGGCTGTCCTATGGCTGCCATACTCGGACTCCAACAGCGGTTGTTTTCGAAATTTAGAATTACCACAAATGGCGGACAATGTATTTCCTGCGGAAATTGCTCAACATATTGCGAAATGGGTATCGATGTTCGTGCCTATGCCCAAAAGGGTGAAAATATTGTAAGAGCTTCTTGTGTAGGCTGCGGTATTTGCTCGGCGGTTTGCCCAAGAGGAGTGCTTAAGTTGGAAAACGATAAACCAAAGGGACGTATCAACAGCGATGCGGTTTTATTGGGAAATGATGTTGATTTATTGGATTTAGTGAAACAAAACAAAAATTAA
- a CDS encoding sulfatase, which yields MIIKKFLPLFVISILFSCQEQPTKKETTEKKQRPNIVFIMSDDHAYQAISAYSDKLVETPNIDKIAKKGMLFTNASVTNSICAPSRAVILTGKHSHINGKVDNHFPFDTTNVTFPELFQKAGYQTAMFGKLHFGNNPKGVDDFMILPGQGNYLNPDFITKKGDTTITGYVTDVITDYTIDWLDKKRDKNKPFMVMYLHKAPHRPWWPSPERFKEYTQKTFPEPETLFDDYKNRGTAAKTAEMNILYDMQYGHDSKIRPETLEDMGNVEPKVASFKNGFSRPYGRANDAQKALYDPILDSINKDFKENWPKMTDEEKMKWKYQRYMQDYLGTIASVDDNVGRVLEYLEENNLTENTIIVYTSDQGFYLGEHGWFDKRFIYEESFRTPLMISWPGIIKEDVVNDDMVQNLDFAPTLLDAAGIPIPSDMQGESMVPLLKGNNEEWDREAAYYHYYEYPSIHMVKRHYGIVTKKYKLVHFYYDVDEWELYDRIKDPKEMNNVYNDPAYKDVVDKLTKDLQKLREKYKDSSALDEMYIKRYLEKIDHK from the coding sequence ATGATTATTAAAAAGTTTCTCCCCCTGTTCGTAATTTCAATCTTATTTAGTTGCCAGGAACAACCAACAAAGAAAGAAACTACCGAGAAAAAGCAGCGACCCAATATTGTTTTTATCATGTCGGACGATCATGCTTACCAAGCCATTAGCGCTTATTCCGACAAACTTGTTGAAACCCCAAACATCGATAAAATTGCAAAAAAGGGAATGCTTTTCACTAATGCTTCCGTTACCAATTCTATCTGCGCACCTTCAAGGGCGGTCATCCTTACTGGAAAACACAGCCATATTAATGGAAAAGTAGATAATCACTTCCCTTTCGACACTACCAATGTTACTTTTCCAGAACTCTTTCAAAAAGCAGGATACCAAACTGCTATGTTTGGGAAGTTACATTTTGGTAACAACCCAAAAGGGGTAGACGATTTTATGATTTTGCCGGGACAGGGAAATTACCTGAACCCAGACTTTATAACCAAAAAAGGCGATACCACCATAACAGGCTATGTAACCGATGTTATCACCGATTATACCATTGATTGGCTGGATAAAAAACGGGATAAAAACAAACCTTTTATGGTTATGTACCTCCATAAAGCTCCCCATAGACCATGGTGGCCGAGTCCAGAACGATTTAAGGAGTATACCCAAAAAACGTTCCCCGAGCCTGAAACGCTGTTTGACGATTATAAAAACCGTGGTACAGCAGCCAAAACTGCCGAAATGAATATCCTTTATGATATGCAGTATGGTCACGATAGCAAAATAAGACCTGAAACTTTAGAGGATATGGGCAATGTAGAGCCCAAAGTAGCCTCCTTTAAAAATGGCTTTTCTAGACCTTATGGGAGAGCGAATGATGCCCAAAAAGCACTTTACGACCCCATTCTGGATTCCATAAATAAGGATTTCAAGGAAAATTGGCCAAAAATGACGGATGAGGAAAAAATGAAGTGGAAATACCAGCGGTATATGCAAGATTATTTAGGCACTATAGCTTCCGTAGATGATAATGTTGGTAGGGTTTTGGAATATTTGGAAGAAAACAACCTTACTGAAAATACCATTATAGTGTACACTTCAGATCAAGGATTTTATTTAGGGGAACATGGCTGGTTTGATAAGCGGTTTATTTACGAAGAATCGTTTAGAACACCACTTATGATTAGTTGGCCTGGCATTATAAAAGAAGATGTTGTAAATGATGATATGGTTCAAAATTTAGACTTTGCCCCCACACTATTAGACGCTGCGGGCATACCAATTCCTAGCGACATGCAAGGGGAAAGTATGGTGCCGCTTTTAAAAGGGAATAATGAGGAGTGGGATCGTGAAGCAGCCTATTACCATTATTACGAATATCCATCTATACATATGGTTAAACGCCACTATGGAATAGTTACCAAAAAATACAAATTGGTTCATTTCTATTATGATGTAGATGAATGGGAGTTGTACGACCGTATTAAAGACCCCAAGGAAATGAATAATGTTTACAATGACCCTGCCTATAAAGATGTTGTTGATAAACTAACAAAAGACCTTCAAAAGCTACGGGAAAAGTACAAAGACTCTTCTGCATTGGATGAAATGTACATTAAGAGATACTTGGAAAAAATAGACCATAAGTAA
- a CDS encoding glycoside hydrolase family 113 encodes MKVVKIFAIAFSMVLVNCASKQESISKINGVSLVASRDSLQKTQAMALKNIHTNTVALMPFGFLRSLEHPEVVYSDEKQWFGERKEGIAQYARELNSLGMECMLKPQIWVWDGKFTGDIKMKTEKDWKRLEDSYESFILFFAEVGESLNIKYFCIGTELHSFALERPAFFKELIVKIRQRYSGELTYAENWDSYQKISFWGDLDFIGIDAYFPLSKVKTPSVAVLSDNWKTYKKQMKSLSETFNKPILFTEYGYRSSDYAAKAPWEHHRSTTKANHTAQSNALEALYQTFWKEPWFAGGFLWKWFPDLNAGGLDDNRFTIQNKPALKVVAKYYSEDR; translated from the coding sequence ATGAAGGTTGTAAAAATTTTTGCGATTGCTTTTTCGATGGTCTTGGTAAATTGTGCCAGCAAGCAGGAGTCTATTTCCAAAATAAACGGTGTAAGTTTAGTGGCCTCACGGGATTCGTTACAGAAAACACAGGCAATGGCATTAAAAAATATCCATACCAATACCGTTGCTTTAATGCCCTTTGGTTTTTTGCGAAGCTTGGAGCATCCAGAGGTTGTCTACAGCGACGAAAAACAATGGTTTGGGGAACGAAAAGAGGGGATTGCTCAATATGCGAGGGAATTAAATTCATTGGGGATGGAATGTATGCTTAAACCACAGATTTGGGTTTGGGATGGTAAATTTACGGGAGATATTAAAATGAAAACCGAAAAAGATTGGAAACGACTGGAAGATTCCTACGAATCATTTATTCTCTTTTTTGCTGAAGTAGGGGAGTCGCTGAACATAAAATATTTTTGTATTGGTACCGAACTTCATTCGTTTGCCCTAGAAAGGCCCGCATTTTTTAAAGAACTCATCGTGAAAATCCGTCAACGATATTCCGGGGAGCTTACCTATGCTGAAAATTGGGACAGTTACCAAAAGATAAGTTTCTGGGGGGATTTAGATTTTATCGGGATCGATGCTTATTTTCCTTTGTCGAAGGTAAAAACACCGTCGGTGGCGGTTTTGTCGGACAATTGGAAAACCTATAAAAAACAAATGAAATCGCTTTCAGAAACATTTAATAAGCCTATTTTATTCACCGAATATGGTTATCGAAGCAGCGATTATGCAGCGAAAGCTCCTTGGGAACACCATAGGTCTACCACAAAAGCAAATCATACAGCACAGAGCAATGCACTGGAGGCCCTTTACCAAACTTTTTGGAAAGAGCCTTGGTTTGCTGGCGGTTTTCTATGGAAATGGTTCCCCGATTTAAATGCAGGAGGTTTAGATGACAACCGCTTTACTATACAGAATAAACCAGCCTTAAAAGTTGTCGCTAAATATTATTCTGAGGATCGTTGA
- a CDS encoding NAD(P)/FAD-dependent oxidoreductase, with the protein MKHIVIIGNGIAGITAARHIRKLSDYKISVISAESQYFFSRTALMYVYMGHMKFEHTQPYENWFWKKNDIDLIEGYVNSIDTDANKLIFEDGHHLNYDDLIIACGSKPNKFGWLGEDLNGVQGLYSKQDLELLEENAPNKEVCKRAVIIGGGLIGIELAEMLRTREILVTMLVREKNFWGGILPEGEATLVANHIREHHIDLQLETELKEIISDDKGKATAVITSKGERIDCDLVGLTAGVSPAIDFLKNSSIEIGKGVKVNKYLETNISNIYAIGDCAEQMEPTGLRKPVEAVWYTGRMMGEVVAQTICGNKMPYNPGVWFNSAKFLDIEYQTYGWVWAKPKDYEKQFYWEHPDGKKCIRISFHKDSNAILGINTFGIRLSHEKFDQWISEEKDVAFVVQNLNQAHFDPEFYKKYYSEIKRTFDNQFQSA; encoded by the coding sequence GTGAAACACATCGTCATCATTGGAAATGGAATTGCTGGCATTACAGCCGCCAGGCATATTCGAAAATTAAGCGATTATAAAATCAGTGTTATTTCGGCTGAATCCCAATATTTTTTCTCTAGAACGGCTTTAATGTATGTGTATATGGGCCATATGAAGTTTGAACATACACAACCCTATGAAAATTGGTTTTGGAAAAAAAACGATATCGATTTAATTGAAGGGTATGTAAATAGCATTGATACCGACGCCAATAAGTTGATTTTCGAGGATGGACACCATTTAAACTACGATGATCTTATAATTGCCTGCGGCTCAAAACCAAATAAATTTGGTTGGCTGGGAGAGGACCTAAACGGTGTGCAAGGGCTCTACTCTAAACAAGACCTAGAACTTCTTGAAGAGAATGCCCCGAATAAAGAGGTATGCAAAAGAGCGGTTATTATTGGGGGCGGACTTATAGGTATTGAATTGGCAGAAATGCTTCGTACCAGGGAAATCCTGGTAACCATGCTCGTTCGCGAAAAGAATTTTTGGGGCGGGATTCTTCCCGAAGGGGAAGCTACCCTTGTTGCAAACCATATTCGCGAGCACCATATCGACCTACAACTGGAAACTGAGCTCAAAGAAATTATCTCTGACGACAAGGGAAAAGCTACTGCGGTAATTACCTCTAAAGGTGAAAGAATTGATTGCGATTTGGTAGGATTAACCGCCGGTGTTTCACCAGCCATAGATTTCTTAAAAAATAGTTCCATTGAAATAGGGAAAGGGGTTAAAGTGAATAAATACCTCGAAACCAATATTTCCAACATTTATGCCATTGGCGATTGTGCCGAACAAATGGAACCCACAGGCCTTAGAAAACCTGTAGAAGCTGTTTGGTATACCGGTAGAATGATGGGCGAAGTGGTTGCGCAAACTATCTGCGGAAATAAAATGCCCTACAATCCTGGGGTCTGGTTCAATTCAGCGAAGTTTTTAGACATAGAATACCAAACATATGGTTGGGTTTGGGCAAAACCAAAAGACTACGAAAAACAGTTTTACTGGGAACACCCCGATGGTAAAAAATGCATCAGGATTTCCTTTCACAAAGACTCCAATGCTATTTTAGGCATCAATACTTTTGGGATTAGGCTTTCCCATGAAAAATTTGATCAATGGATTTCAGAAGAAAAAGATGTTGCGTTCGTGGTCCAAAACTTAAACCAAGCTCATTTTGATCCGGAATTTTACAAAAAGTATTATTCAGAAATTAAAAGAACCTTCGACAATCAGTTTCAATCGGCTTAA
- a CDS encoding toxin-antitoxin system YwqK family antitoxin, which produces MIYAKKIIALLFLSIPIGIFAQEYSYQKSYHQEGVLASEGWVQNSVKEKYWKYYYPSGVLKQEGHYKSGKKEDFWYYYNENGDKIRQGHYNAGKKTGWWIVYKNNLMVKKCQYQDDMLNGYSIQYRNKKPVLCRKFKNDSLVGEWDSMESFKKENSLKDLRE; this is translated from the coding sequence TTGATTTACGCAAAAAAAATAATCGCTTTACTTTTTCTCAGTATCCCTATTGGTATCTTTGCGCAAGAGTATTCGTATCAAAAAAGTTATCATCAAGAAGGTGTTTTGGCTTCCGAAGGATGGGTGCAAAATTCAGTAAAAGAAAAATATTGGAAGTATTACTATCCCTCTGGTGTTTTAAAACAGGAAGGACATTATAAAAGTGGGAAAAAAGAGGATTTCTGGTATTATTATAATGAAAATGGAGATAAGATCCGTCAAGGACATTACAATGCGGGAAAGAAAACAGGATGGTGGATTGTATATAAAAATAACCTGATGGTAAAAAAATGTCAGTATCAGGACGATATGTTAAACGGTTACAGTATTCAATATCGAAATAAAAAGCCGGTTTTGTGCCGAAAATTTAAAAACGACAGCTTAGTCGGTGAATGGGATTCCATGGAAAGTTTTAAAAAAGAAAACAGTTTAAAAGACCTTAGGGAATGA
- a CDS encoding glycosyltransferase family 2 protein translates to MNNIKVIIPAFNEEASIGLVIQEIPKIVKEVIVVSNNSTDATEAAAKKAGATVLNENRKGYGYACLKGMEYIAKSQEQPDIIVFLDGDYSDYPEELTKVIAPILEDDIDLVIGARKKALREPNSMTPQQVFGNWLATTLMKLFFNAKFTDLGPFRAIKYHKLLALEMVDKTYGWTVEMQLKALKKNLSYVEVPVHYKNRIGVSKVSGTVKGSVMAGVKILGWIFKYSFK, encoded by the coding sequence ATGAATAACATAAAAGTAATCATTCCAGCTTTTAATGAAGAAGCTTCCATAGGTTTAGTGATTCAGGAAATTCCGAAGATTGTGAAGGAGGTAATTGTGGTGAGCAATAATTCTACAGATGCTACCGAAGCTGCAGCCAAAAAAGCGGGCGCCACGGTTTTGAATGAAAACCGAAAAGGTTATGGTTATGCCTGCTTAAAGGGGATGGAATACATTGCTAAAAGCCAGGAACAACCAGATATTATAGTATTTTTAGATGGCGATTACTCCGATTACCCGGAAGAACTAACCAAGGTAATTGCTCCAATCCTAGAGGACGATATAGATTTAGTGATAGGGGCTCGAAAAAAAGCGTTGCGTGAACCCAATTCCATGACCCCACAGCAAGTTTTTGGAAATTGGTTGGCAACCACATTAATGAAGCTGTTTTTTAACGCAAAATTCACAGATTTGGGTCCGTTTAGAGCTATAAAATACCATAAATTGCTCGCATTGGAAATGGTAGACAAAACCTATGGTTGGACGGTGGAAATGCAGTTAAAAGCCCTCAAAAAGAATTTGAGCTATGTAGAAGTCCCTGTGCATTATAAGAATAGAATTGGGGTTTCTAAAGTTTCAGGCACGGTAAAAGGAAGCGTTATGGCGGGAGTGAAAATTTTAGGTTGGATTTTTAAATACAGTTTTAAATGA
- a CDS encoding cellulose synthase family protein, translating to MILELVSYIILSVYILALLLILFYSLTQLNLLINYLRYRNENLNEPKFNFLDAREIPKVTVQLPIYNEEYVIDRLLENIVKLEYPSNKLEIQVLDDSTDGSLVETAEKVRVLQSMGYPISHVIRNNRKGFKAGALKAGLETATGDYIAIFDADFLPASDWLKKTVPYFKDPDIGVVQTRWGHINRNYSILTKIQAFALDAHFTIEQVGRNAKGHFINFNGTAGIWRKTCIIDAGNWEGDTLTEDLDLSYRAQLKNWKFKYLEDVETPAELPVVISAARTQQFRWNKGGAENFRKTVRNLLSAKNLSFKTKFHGFIHLLNSSMFLCAFLISFLSVPILFIKHQSILPVWIFDLTGIFILSTLILYFCYWFTYKNIQDEGWKSIFAYTQMFITFFTVILGFTLHNSFAVIEGHRGKRSDFVRTPKFNIKNVSDSWKGNKYLAKSVSGNIVLEALLMLYFFFGMISGFWLNDFTLFPFHLMLFIGFGFVFFHSITARV from the coding sequence ATGATTTTAGAGCTTGTTTCATATATAATTCTAAGTGTTTATATTCTGGCTTTACTGCTTATTCTATTTTATAGTTTAACACAGCTGAATCTCCTCATTAATTATCTAAGGTACCGCAACGAAAACTTAAACGAACCCAAATTCAATTTTTTAGACGCCAGGGAAATTCCCAAAGTTACCGTTCAACTTCCCATTTACAATGAAGAATATGTTATCGATAGGTTGCTTGAGAATATTGTAAAGTTAGAATACCCGAGCAACAAGCTGGAAATTCAAGTACTCGACGATTCTACTGATGGATCGCTTGTAGAAACAGCCGAAAAAGTAAGAGTTCTTCAAAGTATGGGATACCCTATATCTCATGTTATACGCAACAACAGAAAAGGTTTTAAGGCAGGTGCTTTAAAAGCCGGACTAGAAACAGCAACGGGCGACTATATCGCCATTTTCGATGCCGATTTCCTTCCGGCAAGCGATTGGCTAAAAAAAACAGTCCCTTATTTTAAGGATCCAGATATTGGGGTGGTACAAACGCGTTGGGGGCATATAAACAGAAACTATTCCATTCTTACCAAAATACAGGCCTTTGCCCTAGATGCCCATTTTACGATCGAGCAGGTAGGAAGAAATGCCAAGGGACATTTTATAAATTTCAACGGTACCGCAGGTATTTGGAGAAAAACTTGTATTATCGACGCCGGGAATTGGGAAGGCGACACCCTCACGGAAGATTTGGATTTAAGTTATCGGGCACAATTAAAAAATTGGAAGTTTAAATATTTGGAAGATGTGGAGACCCCGGCAGAACTTCCTGTGGTAATAAGTGCCGCAAGAACACAGCAGTTCAGATGGAACAAAGGGGGGGCAGAAAACTTTAGAAAAACAGTCAGGAATTTATTGAGTGCCAAAAATCTATCTTTCAAAACCAAATTTCACGGTTTTATACACCTACTCAACAGCTCGATGTTTTTGTGTGCTTTTTTAATCTCTTTTTTAAGTGTTCCCATATTATTCATTAAACACCAAAGCATTCTTCCTGTTTGGATATTCGATCTAACCGGAATCTTTATATTAAGTACACTTATTCTTTATTTTTGTTATTGGTTTACCTATAAAAACATTCAGGATGAAGGATGGAAAAGCATCTTCGCCTATACACAAATGTTCATAACATTCTTTACGGTAATCCTTGGTTTTACATTACATAATAGCTTTGCAGTTATTGAAGGACATAGAGGAAAAAGAAGCGATTTTGTACGTACCCCAAAATTCAACATAAAGAATGTATCCGATAGTTGGAAGGGGAATAAATACTTGGCCAAGTCTGTCTCCGGGAATATCGTTTTGGAAGCACTGCTCATGCTCTATTTTTTCTTCGGAATGATAAGTGGCTTTTGGCTCAATGATTTTACGTTATTTCCTTTTCATTTGATGCTTTTTATTGGTTTTGGTTTTGTATTTTTCCATTCCATAACAGCTAGAGTATAA
- a CDS encoding mannosyltransferase, with translation MLTYWKTHKYPLIFAIASLLFYWSFAYDLHRSDFAKLIGLYAALFFFAYKILQFEKGNFEFLVIFGISARLIFLFATPNLSQDFYRFIWDGKLLLNGVNPYLFAPDNLINKDLFATENWQGLYNGMGPLSAANHSNYPPVNQIFFYLGSLLGGSSLLGNIISMRIFIILADLGILYFGRKILIWLKLPQHQIFWYFLNPFILIELTGNLHFEGVMLFFLVASMFFILQQKWIVGALLFSLSISVKLLTLVLLPLFIRWFYHNNTSKKIGTLRLLGFYLVVFLGVCASFLPFVSSEMIQHYGETIGLWFQKFEFNASIYYLIREFGFYRQGYNIIATAGTRLAILVFLFVLGMAFFRKNQQPKTLLVSMLMAVSFYLFLSTTVHPWYVATPLLLCVFTNYKFPIIWSLAVFLSYYSYSNEVFNENLWMVAIEYLLIYAVFLKEVYFEKPILKHL, from the coding sequence ATGCTAACCTATTGGAAAACCCATAAATACCCTTTAATATTTGCTATTGCTTCACTTCTTTTTTATTGGAGTTTTGCATACGATTTGCATCGAAGCGATTTTGCTAAGTTAATTGGCCTTTATGCAGCGCTTTTCTTTTTTGCTTATAAAATACTTCAATTTGAAAAAGGGAACTTTGAGTTTTTGGTGATTTTTGGCATCTCAGCACGACTGATTTTTCTTTTTGCCACGCCCAATCTTTCCCAAGATTTTTACCGCTTCATTTGGGATGGGAAACTATTGTTAAACGGTGTAAACCCATATTTATTTGCTCCGGATAACCTTATAAATAAAGATTTATTTGCTACAGAAAATTGGCAAGGTTTATATAACGGTATGGGTCCACTTAGTGCTGCCAACCACAGCAATTACCCTCCTGTAAATCAAATATTCTTTTATTTAGGGAGTCTACTGGGCGGGAGTAGTTTATTGGGGAACATTATTTCAATGAGGATTTTTATTATCCTGGCAGATTTAGGCATTCTTTACTTTGGAAGAAAAATTCTAATATGGCTAAAATTACCTCAGCACCAAATTTTCTGGTATTTTCTCAATCCTTTTATCCTTATAGAACTCACTGGGAATTTACATTTTGAAGGGGTCATGCTATTCTTTTTAGTGGCAAGTATGTTTTTTATCCTTCAGCAAAAATGGATTGTTGGTGCTTTACTTTTCTCATTATCTATTTCTGTTAAACTTCTTACGCTGGTATTATTACCGCTGTTTATAAGGTGGTTTTACCATAATAACACCAGTAAGAAGATAGGAACACTAAGGCTATTAGGTTTTTATTTAGTGGTTTTCTTGGGGGTTTGTGCCAGCTTTTTACCTTTTGTTTCTTCAGAAATGATTCAACATTATGGGGAAACTATAGGGCTTTGGTTTCAAAAATTCGAATTTAATGCAAGTATTTATTACTTAATACGCGAATTTGGTTTTTATAGACAAGGATATAATATCATTGCAACAGCAGGAACAAGGTTGGCCATTTTGGTATTTTTGTTTGTGTTAGGAATGGCCTTTTTCAGAAAAAACCAACAGCCAAAAACATTGTTGGTATCTATGCTTATGGCTGTTTCTTTCTATCTTTTTTTGAGTACTACTGTGCACCCTTGGTACGTGGCGACACCACTATTATTATGCGTGTTTACGAATTACAAATTTCCAATAATTTGGAGCCTTGCGGTATTTTTAAGCTATTACTCTTATTCCAATGAGGTTTTTAATGAAAACCTATGGATGGTAGCCATTGAATATCTCCTTATTTATGCGGTGTTTTTGAAAGAGGTATATTTTGAAAAGCCTATTTTGAAACATCTTTAA
- a CDS encoding ClpP family protease, which yields MASNKIQDKIDNALLEERKVFLWGQVDDKSAKHVIDRLLYLDSISDDEVKLIINSPGGYVTSGFAIHDTMKSLKSPVSTICTGFAASMGSILLSAGEKGRRFVYPYARVMIHQPSGGAQGQASNIEIQAREIVKTKEISAKILADNCGQDFEKIMKDFNRDYWMNAEESLEYGIVDGILD from the coding sequence ATGGCTAGTAATAAAATTCAAGATAAAATAGACAATGCCCTTTTGGAAGAACGAAAAGTTTTTCTTTGGGGACAGGTAGACGACAAATCGGCAAAACATGTTATCGACCGACTTTTATATTTGGACTCCATAAGTGACGATGAAGTTAAATTGATAATAAACAGCCCAGGAGGATATGTAACCTCTGGTTTTGCAATTCACGACACCATGAAATCCCTTAAAAGTCCGGTTTCAACAATTTGTACTGGTTTTGCAGCTTCCATGGGATCAATTCTGCTTTCAGCGGGAGAAAAAGGAAGACGTTTTGTATATCCATATGCTCGGGTTATGATTCACCAACCTAGTGGCGGTGCACAAGGACAAGCCTCGAATATTGAAATTCAAGCAAGGGAAATCGTTAAAACAAAAGAAATTAGTGCTAAAATACTAGCCGACAATTGCGGACAGGATTTTGAGAAAATCATGAAAGACTTTAATCGTGATTATTGGATGAACGCCGAAGAATCTTTAGAATACGGTATTGTAGACGGTATTCTTGATTAA